The following proteins come from a genomic window of Acidobacteriota bacterium:
- a CDS encoding SUF system NifU family Fe-S cluster assembly protein has protein sequence MQDLNDLYQEVILDHNRRPRNYGPLPDATQSAKGHNPLCGDKLTLSLKVEGDRITGIAFEGSGCAISKSSASLMTDAVKGHTIDEATELFDKFHQMVTTPIDQPVDEEAVGKLAVLAGVREFPARVKCASLAWHTLKAALTNAPVPAKTE, from the coding sequence ATGCAAGACCTCAACGACCTCTATCAGGAGGTCATCCTCGACCACAATCGCCGGCCGCGCAACTACGGGCCGCTGCCCGACGCCACCCAGTCGGCAAAGGGGCACAACCCCCTGTGTGGCGACAAGCTGACGCTGTCACTCAAGGTCGAGGGCGATCGCATTACGGGAATCGCGTTCGAGGGCTCCGGGTGCGCCATTTCGAAGTCGTCTGCCTCGCTCATGACCGACGCGGTCAAAGGCCACACGATTGATGAGGCGACTGAACTGTTCGACAAGTTCCACCAGATGGTGACCACACCCATCGACCAACCGGTAGACGAAGAAGCCGTCGGCAAACTTGCTGTGCTTGCCGGTGTCCGCGAGTTTCCCGCTCGGGTCAAATGTGCGTCGCTTGCCTGGCATACGCTCAAGGCCGCGCTCACGAACGCGCCCGTCCCCGCCAAAACGGAGTAA
- a CDS encoding DUF59 domain-containing protein, whose protein sequence is MFSFLTGKKDQAEDAAVSQTPFTAPDAWTSEALTSPKPETTHDALQVGPLDTEQTAEFQGKIVEAIKTVYDPEIPVDIYELGLIYDIIVDAEKRALINMTLTSPACPSAQQLPLEVGFKVKAIPGITDAKVEIVWEPAWTKERMSEAAKLTLGFF, encoded by the coding sequence ATGTTTTCATTTCTCACGGGCAAGAAGGACCAGGCGGAAGACGCGGCCGTGTCGCAGACGCCATTCACGGCCCCAGACGCCTGGACGTCCGAGGCATTAACCAGCCCGAAGCCCGAGACGACGCACGATGCGTTGCAGGTGGGGCCGCTCGACACCGAGCAGACGGCAGAGTTCCAGGGCAAGATTGTGGAAGCCATCAAGACCGTCTACGACCCCGAGATCCCCGTCGATATCTACGAACTCGGCCTCATCTACGACATCATCGTGGACGCCGAGAAGCGTGCGCTCATCAACATGACGCTGACCAGCCCCGCATGCCCATCGGCGCAGCAACTGCCGCTCGAGGTGGGATTCAAAGTGAAGGCCATTCCCGGCATCACCGATGCGAAAGTCGAGATTGTCTGGGAGCCTGCCTGGACGAAAGAGCGGATGTCGGAAGCCGCGAAGCTCACGCTGGGATTTTTCTGA
- a CDS encoding cysteine desulfurase: MDVVAVREQFPALHQLVHGKPLAYLDNAATTQKPRVVLDALRHYYERDNANVHRGVHTLSERATASYESARRSVQRFLNARSEREIIFTRNATESINLVARAWGDWQLKPGDEVLITAMEHHSNIVPWQMACARTGAILKVAPIDDRGDVILEEFAKLLTPRTKMLAVVHLSNALGTINPVEDMIAAARRVGATVLIDGSQAAYHMAVDVQALDPDFYVFTGHKVYGPTGIGVLYGRESLLQACPPFLGGGDMISSVTFEKSEWNELPYKFEAGTPNIADAIGLGAAIEFVRGIGFDAIGAHESALLAYATARLSAVPGLTIIGTARRKASVVSFVMDDLHPHDIGTIVDREGVAIRTGHHCAQPVMDRFGIPATARASLAMYNTTDEIDALVVALDRVRQLLG, translated from the coding sequence CGACAACCCAGAAGCCACGGGTGGTGCTGGACGCCTTGCGCCATTACTACGAGCGCGACAACGCCAACGTCCACCGGGGCGTGCACACCCTCAGCGAACGGGCGACGGCGTCCTACGAGTCGGCCCGACGCAGTGTGCAGCGGTTCCTGAACGCCAGAAGTGAACGGGAAATCATCTTCACGCGCAACGCCACCGAGAGCATCAACCTGGTGGCTCGCGCATGGGGCGACTGGCAACTGAAGCCTGGCGACGAAGTGCTCATCACCGCGATGGAGCACCATTCAAATATTGTCCCGTGGCAGATGGCCTGCGCGCGGACGGGCGCCATCCTCAAGGTGGCGCCGATCGACGATCGCGGCGACGTGATCCTGGAAGAGTTTGCGAAGCTCCTGACACCTCGCACGAAGATGCTGGCCGTCGTGCATCTCTCCAACGCACTCGGCACGATCAATCCGGTTGAGGACATGATCGCGGCGGCCAGGCGGGTGGGCGCCACGGTGCTGATTGACGGATCGCAGGCGGCGTACCACATGGCCGTGGACGTGCAGGCGCTGGACCCCGACTTCTACGTGTTCACCGGCCACAAGGTGTACGGCCCCACGGGCATCGGCGTGTTGTATGGCCGCGAGTCGCTCCTTCAGGCCTGCCCGCCGTTTTTGGGCGGCGGCGACATGATTAGCTCCGTCACCTTCGAGAAGAGCGAGTGGAACGAGCTGCCGTACAAATTCGAAGCCGGCACGCCGAACATTGCGGATGCTATCGGCCTGGGCGCCGCCATCGAGTTTGTCCGCGGCATCGGCTTTGATGCCATCGGCGCGCACGAATCCGCGCTGCTCGCGTACGCCACCGCTCGGCTCTCCGCCGTGCCGGGCCTGACGATCATCGGCACCGCACGGCGCAAGGCGAGTGTCGTGTCGTTCGTCATGGACGACCTGCACCCACACGACATCGGCACCATCGTGGACCGCGAGGGTGTCGCGATTCGCACCGGGCATCACTGCGCGCAGCCCGTGATGGACCGCTTCGGGATTCCGGCGACGGCTCGCGCGTCGCTGGCGATGTATAACACGACGGACGAAATCGACGCGCTGGTGGTGGCGCTTGATCGCGTCCGTCAACTGCTAGGGTAA